A portion of the Micromonospora tarapacensis genome contains these proteins:
- a CDS encoding type II toxin-antitoxin system VapC family toxin, with translation MTLLLDTHTALWAITGDATLGAEFLDRLRHEPDIFLSPISLWEITIKQRAGKLAGPTDLAERVRDMGFRELPVTHAHAIAAGRLPSHHRDPFDRMLVAQAITENLTLASRDVSIALYDVKILKV, from the coding sequence ATGACCCTGCTGCTGGATACACACACCGCGCTGTGGGCCATCACGGGCGACGCGACCCTCGGCGCAGAGTTCCTCGACCGGCTACGCCACGAGCCGGACATCTTCCTCTCCCCGATCAGTCTGTGGGAGATCACCATCAAGCAGCGCGCGGGGAAGCTCGCAGGCCCCACCGACCTTGCCGAGCGAGTGAGGGACATGGGCTTTCGTGAGCTCCCGGTGACCCACGCCCACGCCATCGCCGCCGGCCGCCTCCCATCACATCACCGCGATCCGTTCGACCGCATGCTGGTGGCGCAGGCGATCACCGAGAATCTGACGCTGGCCTCCCGCGACGTGTCGATAGCGCTGTATGACGTGAAGATCCTCAAGGTGTAA
- a CDS encoding AAA family ATPase, producing MPPRLSSLDGISAGHTPDGEPVHAAASKGQVEPGGNAEHGRKILLTPASQIRMRPVAWTWTNRIPSGALTVIPGREGIGKSLTLAWLTAQITRGILPGRHHGTPRPVIYAATEDSWSQTIGPRLFAAGADMDMVYRVDVQHDGGFDSLTLPRDCTALGREITRLGVALLAADPLLSLIHSAIDTHRDRDLRTALEPLVNMADRTGCAVVGLAHFNKSASPDALNLITGSRAFSAVARAVIAIARDDDAGDGSCVMSQAKNNLGPLDVPSLRYVVESVEIPTDEGPAYVGKLTITGESDRSVGDILGDSATGTVEDRTERDECADWLKAYLISQGGEAAREDVLKAARAAGFAEATLKRARTRAKVTTTRAGFPSTSIWQLNPAHGT from the coding sequence ATGCCCCCTCGCCTGTCGAGTCTGGACGGCATCAGCGCCGGCCATACCCCGGATGGTGAACCGGTCCACGCGGCGGCCAGCAAGGGTCAGGTTGAGCCCGGCGGGAACGCCGAGCACGGCCGGAAGATCCTGCTGACTCCCGCCTCTCAGATCCGGATGCGCCCCGTGGCGTGGACCTGGACCAACCGCATTCCCTCCGGCGCGCTGACCGTGATCCCCGGCCGTGAGGGCATCGGCAAGTCCCTCACCCTGGCGTGGCTGACCGCGCAGATCACCCGAGGCATCCTGCCGGGCCGGCACCACGGCACGCCGCGCCCGGTCATCTACGCGGCCACCGAGGATTCGTGGTCGCAGACCATCGGCCCGCGCCTGTTCGCGGCCGGCGCGGACATGGACATGGTGTACCGGGTCGACGTGCAACACGATGGCGGCTTTGACTCCCTCACCCTTCCGCGCGACTGCACGGCGCTGGGCCGGGAGATCACCCGTCTCGGTGTGGCGCTGCTGGCCGCTGACCCGCTGCTGTCGCTGATCCACTCGGCGATCGACACCCACCGCGACCGCGACCTACGGACCGCCCTGGAACCGCTGGTGAACATGGCCGACCGCACCGGGTGCGCGGTGGTCGGCTTGGCGCACTTCAACAAGTCAGCCAGCCCCGACGCCCTGAACCTGATCACCGGGTCGCGGGCGTTCTCCGCTGTGGCCCGTGCCGTGATCGCCATAGCCCGCGACGACGACGCCGGAGACGGCTCGTGCGTCATGAGCCAGGCGAAGAACAACCTCGGCCCCCTGGACGTGCCCTCGCTGCGGTACGTCGTCGAGTCCGTGGAAATCCCCACCGACGAGGGACCGGCTTACGTCGGGAAGCTGACCATCACCGGGGAGTCCGACCGGTCCGTGGGCGACATCCTCGGCGACAGCGCCACCGGCACCGTAGAGGACCGCACCGAGCGCGACGAGTGCGCCGACTGGCTGAAGGCATACCTCATCAGCCAGGGCGGCGAAGCGGCCCGCGAGGACGTGCTCAAGGCCGCCCGCGCCGCCGGCTTCGCCGAGGCGACCCTCAAGCGCGCCCGCACCCGCGCCAAGGTCACCACCACCCGCGCCGGCTTCCCGTCCACCTCGATCTGGCAACTCAACCCCGCTCACGGAACGTGA
- a CDS encoding RNA polymerase sigma factor — translation MLVKRSSMLPRNGLLLSDLSQMSVRELALLARSGQREAFDPLYRRFSDRLVVWALRRTGDRMLAEDVASETWATALGSIGSWEDNGSEDGFARWLFGVAHGALCRLTVGRWREVCSDDAGMWENAAPLAVSDDAAQPAGKEAMVSALHEAIGTLSAFEQTVVRMRLDGQGQSEIARELGRTPKQVDSAWTTAQRRLRRQLAESVDVENCSEVERATLRELAAALNPSMREVAQLRLDGLSPAEVAARVGMSAAMERQAWRRAKDVLSRQLADPAAAARALPPVASFPLSSARRCGPL, via the coding sequence ATGCTGGTCAAGCGTAGCTCGATGCTGCCCCGGAACGGTCTGCTGCTGTCCGACCTGTCGCAGATGTCGGTTCGTGAGTTGGCGCTGTTGGCGCGGTCCGGTCAGCGGGAGGCGTTCGACCCGCTGTACCGGCGGTTCTCAGATCGGCTGGTGGTGTGGGCGCTTCGGCGTACCGGGGACCGGATGTTGGCCGAGGATGTGGCGTCGGAGACGTGGGCGACCGCGCTGGGCTCGATCGGCTCGTGGGAGGACAACGGCAGCGAAGACGGCTTCGCGCGGTGGCTGTTCGGTGTGGCTCACGGCGCGCTGTGCCGGCTGACGGTGGGCCGCTGGCGCGAGGTCTGCTCCGACGACGCGGGGATGTGGGAGAACGCCGCACCGCTGGCGGTCAGCGACGATGCCGCGCAGCCTGCGGGCAAGGAAGCGATGGTGTCGGCGCTGCACGAGGCGATCGGCACCCTGTCGGCGTTCGAGCAGACGGTGGTGCGGATGCGGCTGGACGGGCAGGGCCAGTCGGAGATCGCGCGGGAGCTGGGTCGCACGCCGAAGCAGGTGGACAGCGCGTGGACCACGGCGCAACGCCGCCTGCGCCGCCAGCTCGCCGAGTCGGTGGACGTGGAGAACTGCTCGGAGGTCGAACGCGCCACGTTGCGGGAACTGGCGGCAGCGCTGAACCCGAGTATGCGTGAGGTCGCGCAGCTGCGGCTGGACGGACTGAGCCCGGCCGAGGTCGCCGCACGGGTCGGCATGAGCGCGGCCATGGAGCGGCAGGCGTGGCGGCGCGCGAAGGACGTGCTGTCTCGGCAGCTCGCCGACCCGGCCGCCGCCGCGCGCGCGCTGCCGCCCGTGGCGTCATTCCCACTGAGCAGCGCGAGACGCTGCGGTCCGCTGTGA
- a CDS encoding helix-turn-helix transcriptional regulator: MIDRAGLADFIRRRREQLRPSDVGLPEGTRRRAAGLRREELAMLAGISSDYYARLEQARGANPSEPVVACLARALRLGTDERDHLLRLAGHTPPARRAGRHVRPGLIQLLDRLTDIPALISTDLGDILLQNPLADVALGRRPLATAHRDDHAGNLVWAWFTDPPTRTRFPEEDWERHSIAHVGDLRATLSRRGGDDDVVRLVRDLSESSDEFRAMWARHDVGVRRFDRKRILHPEVGVLDLNCEILLTLEEDLKVLAFFPVEGTDAREKLDLLQVIGTQNLGRPLLP, encoded by the coding sequence GTGATCGACCGCGCCGGGCTCGCCGACTTCATACGCCGCCGCCGCGAGCAGTTGCGGCCCTCCGACGTCGGCCTTCCCGAGGGCACGCGACGCCGCGCCGCCGGTCTGCGCCGCGAGGAGCTGGCGATGCTCGCCGGCATCTCCAGCGACTACTACGCCCGCCTGGAGCAGGCGCGCGGCGCGAACCCGTCCGAACCCGTCGTGGCCTGCCTCGCTCGCGCCCTGCGCCTCGGCACCGACGAGCGCGACCATCTTCTCCGGCTGGCCGGGCACACCCCGCCCGCCCGGCGCGCCGGGCGGCATGTCCGGCCCGGGCTGATCCAGCTGCTCGACCGGCTCACCGACATCCCGGCACTCATCAGCACCGACCTCGGCGACATTCTCCTGCAGAACCCACTGGCCGACGTCGCGCTGGGGCGCCGACCCCTCGCGACCGCACACCGGGACGACCACGCCGGCAACCTCGTGTGGGCGTGGTTCACGGACCCGCCCACCCGCACCCGGTTCCCCGAGGAGGACTGGGAAAGGCACTCGATCGCCCATGTCGGCGACCTGCGCGCGACCCTCTCCCGTCGCGGCGGTGACGACGACGTCGTGCGGTTGGTGCGTGACCTGTCGGAGAGCAGCGACGAGTTCCGCGCGATGTGGGCGCGTCACGACGTCGGGGTGCGCCGCTTCGACCGCAAGCGCATCCTGCACCCCGAGGTCGGGGTGCTCGACCTGAACTGCGAGATCCTGCTAACCCTCGAGGAGGATCTCAAGGTCCTCGCGTTCTTCCCCGTGGAGGGCACCGACGCGCGCGAGAAGCTCGACCTGTTGCAGGTCATCGGCACCCAGAACCTCGGTCGCCCACTCCTGCCGTGA
- a CDS encoding PadR family transcriptional regulator has product MLKGTLEGIVLAILARRAAYGYEITAWLRDRGFSDIAEGTIYALLVRVEQRGFVDVEKVSSEKGPPRKVYSLNAKGRDQLAEFWRTWSVLVERIEQLHHDDNQHEGGA; this is encoded by the coding sequence ATGCTGAAGGGCACTCTCGAAGGCATCGTCCTGGCGATCCTGGCCCGCAGAGCCGCATACGGCTACGAGATCACCGCGTGGCTGCGCGATCGCGGATTCTCGGACATCGCGGAGGGCACCATCTACGCGCTGCTCGTCCGCGTCGAGCAGCGCGGGTTCGTGGATGTGGAGAAGGTTTCCTCCGAAAAAGGGCCCCCGCGGAAGGTGTATTCGCTCAACGCGAAGGGGCGAGACCAACTCGCCGAGTTCTGGAGGACGTGGAGCGTCCTCGTGGAACGCATCGAGCAGCTCCACCACGACGACAACCAGCACGAGGGAGGAGCCTGA
- a CDS encoding ABC transporter permease has protein sequence MTAHALSDTGTLTGRSLRHILRSPDTIITTAITPIALLLLFVYVLGGAINTGSDESYINYMLPGILLITIASGIAYTAYRLFLDMQGGIFERFQSMPISRPSVLWAHVLTSLFANLASLVIVIGVALIMGFRTGASVVDWLTAAGILILFILALSWLAVMPGLTAKTIDGASAFSYPLIFLPFISSAFVPTDSMPGPVAWFAENQPVTSIVNTLRALFAQQPVGNDIWIALAWCVGLLVVAYVGATAIYRKKIS, from the coding sequence ATGACCGCCCACGCTCTCAGCGACACCGGAACCCTCACCGGCCGCTCCCTGCGTCACATCCTCCGCAGCCCGGACACCATCATCACCACCGCGATCACCCCGATCGCACTGCTGCTGCTTTTCGTGTACGTGCTGGGCGGAGCCATCAACACCGGATCCGACGAGTCGTACATCAACTACATGCTCCCGGGCATCCTGCTCATCACGATCGCGTCCGGCATCGCCTACACGGCGTACCGCCTCTTCCTCGACATGCAGGGCGGCATCTTCGAGCGCTTCCAGTCGATGCCGATCTCGCGACCCTCCGTGCTCTGGGCGCATGTCCTGACCTCACTCTTCGCCAACCTGGCCTCCCTCGTGATCGTCATTGGCGTTGCGCTGATCATGGGATTCCGCACCGGCGCATCCGTGGTCGACTGGCTCACCGCCGCCGGCATCCTGATCCTGTTCATCCTCGCCCTCAGCTGGCTCGCCGTGATGCCGGGCCTGACCGCCAAGACCATCGACGGCGCGAGTGCCTTCAGCTACCCACTGATCTTCCTGCCCTTCATCAGCTCGGCGTTCGTCCCCACCGACTCGATGCCCGGCCCCGTCGCGTGGTTCGCCGAGAACCAGCCGGTCACGTCCATCGTGAACACTCTCCGCGCGCTGTTCGCGCAGCAGCCCGTCGGCAACGACATCTGGATCGCCCTCGCCTGGTGCGTCGGGCTGCTCGTGGTCGCCTACGTCGGCGCGACAGCGATCTACCGCAAGAAAATCAGCTAG
- a CDS encoding tyrosine-type recombinase/integrase: MGHIIKTPAGTFRANWRDPSGSQRAKTFRTRKEAAAYLAATETTVSQGTYVDPAAGKIRFSTYAERWLASRSVETTTLAGWTSRLRARLLPQWGTWPVGRIDHLAVQEWVTRMGRELSPATVASCHSLLSSILASAVRGRLIAFNPCEGVRLPAQRKRAEGLVPLTLDQVTELLLPSVPDWHRPVVAAAAGAGLRWGECLGLRWADIDLPDDDDRDATLTVQRVVIEVNGHATDKPYPKTAQSRRVVPVPPFLRAELARHRKRADPAEADRVFTNQAGDPMLRSNFRRQVWRPSLVRAGLLGEVTETGPYRFRATWRDRESVEWSAEFTTHREAAAHVAVKAAGGLRFHDLRHGYATYLISSGVPVNVVQAVMGHEQASTTLNRYTHTPADFHRVIRGVFADPADDSLTRKDEHRSDSPESEGGDAR; this comes from the coding sequence GTGGGACACATCATCAAGACACCCGCAGGCACGTTCCGCGCCAACTGGCGCGACCCATCCGGCAGCCAGCGCGCGAAGACCTTCCGCACGCGCAAGGAAGCCGCCGCATACCTCGCGGCCACCGAGACGACCGTCAGTCAGGGAACCTACGTCGATCCCGCAGCAGGAAAGATCCGGTTCAGCACGTACGCCGAACGGTGGTTGGCATCGCGGTCGGTGGAGACGACGACGCTCGCTGGCTGGACATCGCGTCTCCGGGCGCGGCTGCTGCCGCAGTGGGGCACCTGGCCGGTCGGGCGGATCGATCACCTGGCCGTCCAGGAGTGGGTGACACGAATGGGTCGTGAGCTGTCGCCGGCCACCGTCGCCTCATGCCACTCGCTGCTGTCGTCCATCCTCGCGTCAGCGGTGCGCGGCCGACTGATCGCGTTCAACCCGTGCGAGGGAGTGCGGCTACCAGCACAGCGCAAGCGCGCGGAAGGGCTTGTCCCGCTCACGCTCGATCAGGTGACGGAGCTGCTGTTGCCGAGCGTCCCGGATTGGCATCGACCGGTGGTCGCGGCGGCGGCCGGCGCCGGTCTGCGGTGGGGTGAGTGCCTCGGGCTGCGGTGGGCCGATATCGACTTGCCGGACGACGACGACCGGGACGCAACGTTGACCGTGCAGCGAGTGGTAATCGAGGTCAATGGGCACGCTACGGACAAGCCGTACCCGAAGACAGCACAGAGCCGGCGCGTAGTTCCGGTCCCGCCGTTCCTGCGGGCCGAGTTGGCGCGGCATCGTAAGAGGGCGGACCCCGCCGAGGCAGATCGGGTGTTCACCAACCAGGCAGGCGACCCGATGCTCCGCAGCAACTTCCGGCGTCAGGTCTGGCGACCGTCGCTGGTACGGGCCGGGCTGCTCGGCGAGGTCACGGAGACCGGACCGTACCGATTCCGGGCCACCTGGCGCGACCGGGAGAGCGTTGAGTGGTCAGCGGAGTTCACCACGCATCGGGAGGCAGCGGCGCACGTCGCAGTGAAGGCAGCAGGTGGGCTGCGCTTCCACGATCTGCGGCACGGATACGCCACGTACCTGATCTCAAGCGGGGTGCCGGTCAACGTTGTACAGGCGGTCATGGGCCACGAACAGGCATCCACCACACTCAATCGCTACACGCACACGCCGGCCGACTTCCACCGGGTCATCCGAGGCGTTTTCGCGGACCCCGCTGACGATTCGCTGACGAGGAAAGATGAACATCGATCCGACAGCCCGGAATCGGAAGGGGGAGACGCCCGGTGA
- a CDS encoding sigma factor-like helix-turn-helix DNA-binding protein yields MTTLPPRRRQIAAMRLDGVRPTEIAARLGCSANTVRSTWAAAKESFVRQGLLAAA; encoded by the coding sequence GTGACCACCCTCCCGCCGCGCCGCCGGCAGATCGCGGCCATGCGGCTGGACGGCGTGCGGCCCACCGAGATCGCGGCCCGGTTGGGCTGCTCGGCCAACACCGTCCGCAGCACGTGGGCGGCAGCGAAGGAGTCCTTCGTACGTCAGGGCTTGCTTGCCGCTGCCTGA
- a CDS encoding DLW-39 family protein, with protein sequence MFKKLLILVGVVGVAAVVAKKMKEANDERALWHEATTSPDLR encoded by the coding sequence ATGTTCAAGAAGCTGTTGATCCTGGTCGGCGTGGTCGGCGTGGCCGCCGTGGTGGCCAAGAAGATGAAGGAAGCGAACGACGAGCGCGCTCTCTGGCACGAGGCGACCACCTCGCCAGACCTGCGCTGA
- a CDS encoding DUF1048 domain-containing protein, with protein sequence MAAKWIETLVGSLEQKKQYKQHIARIEALPEPHRGAAKALQRYFMYHGGILDGDTLITMFGDFVDLWERAVADGTPVRAIVGDDPVEFAESFLQAYAGRQWIDKERERLRKAIDAADDNNGEEKSA encoded by the coding sequence ATGGCTGCGAAGTGGATAGAGACGCTCGTCGGGTCGCTAGAGCAGAAGAAGCAGTACAAGCAGCACATCGCGCGAATCGAGGCCCTGCCGGAGCCCCATCGCGGCGCGGCCAAGGCTCTTCAGCGGTACTTCATGTACCACGGCGGGATCCTCGACGGCGACACGCTCATCACGATGTTCGGCGACTTCGTCGACCTCTGGGAGCGTGCGGTCGCCGACGGAACGCCGGTCCGCGCAATCGTCGGCGACGACCCCGTCGAGTTCGCCGAGTCGTTCCTGCAGGCGTACGCCGGCAGGCAGTGGATTGACAAGGAGCGCGAGCGCCTCCGGAAGGCGATCGACGCTGCCGACGACAACAACGGTGAGGAGAAGAGCGCATGA
- a CDS encoding SDR family NAD(P)-dependent oxidoreductase: protein MTEHHARTSNGPSDNESSDQIRTIVITGGTSGIGFAAAEAILRSDGGPWHVVVANRHPGRAQAAVARLAAAAAPGHTIEAMLVDLASLASVKASAAELTARLDSGRLPALHALVCNAGVQAGTALTTTADGFESTFGVNHLAHFLLVHELLPTLRTPARVIVVASDTHDPAKKTGVPAPAWNGTRELARGQLGPLGAGDNALIAGQRRYSTSKLANIYFTYALAARLPAGVTANTFNPGLVPGTGLQRSAPAPIRFLARHVLPHATWLLRRMVTPNVHSAAESGAALARLAIDPDLAGTTGQYFDGREPIPSSAESYDLTRADELWRTSLELTTDLR from the coding sequence ATGACGGAACACCACGCGCGCACCTCCAACGGGCCCTCGGACAACGAGTCCTCGGACCAGATCCGGACGATCGTCATCACGGGAGGGACGAGCGGCATCGGCTTCGCCGCCGCCGAGGCGATCCTCCGCTCGGACGGCGGGCCCTGGCACGTCGTCGTCGCGAACCGGCACCCCGGTCGTGCGCAGGCCGCCGTCGCTCGACTGGCCGCCGCGGCGGCCCCCGGGCACACGATCGAGGCCATGCTGGTGGACCTCGCCTCGCTGGCATCGGTCAAGGCGTCCGCCGCCGAGCTGACCGCGCGGCTGGACTCCGGCAGGCTTCCCGCGCTGCACGCACTCGTCTGCAACGCGGGAGTGCAGGCCGGAACCGCACTGACCACCACGGCGGACGGGTTCGAGTCCACGTTCGGGGTCAACCACCTCGCGCACTTCCTGCTGGTCCACGAGCTGCTGCCGACGCTACGGACGCCCGCCCGCGTCATCGTCGTGGCCAGCGACACGCACGACCCGGCGAAGAAGACGGGCGTGCCGGCTCCCGCCTGGAACGGCACCCGTGAGCTGGCCCGGGGCCAGCTCGGACCCCTCGGCGCGGGCGACAACGCGCTCATCGCGGGTCAGCGTCGCTACAGCACCTCGAAGCTGGCCAACATCTACTTCACGTACGCACTCGCGGCCCGGCTGCCCGCCGGTGTCACCGCCAACACGTTCAACCCCGGCCTCGTCCCAGGCACGGGGCTACAGCGCTCCGCTCCCGCCCCGATCCGGTTCCTCGCCCGGCATGTCCTGCCCCACGCGACCTGGCTGCTGCGCCGGATGGTCACACCCAACGTGCACAGCGCCGCCGAGTCCGGCGCCGCCCTCGCCCGACTCGCGATCGACCCGGACCTCGCCGGGACGACGGGTCAGTACTTCGACGGACGCGAGCCCATCCCCTCCTCGGCGGAGTCGTACGACCTCACCCGCGCCGACGAGCTGTGGCGGACCAGCCTGGAACTCACGACGGATCTCCGTTGA
- a CDS encoding ABC transporter ATP-binding protein: MTTNPREPAIRVQAITKSFKDLHVLRGVDFDVAAGSIFALLGSNGAGKTTLVRILSTLLKADTGTATVHGFDVSSAPADVRKSISLTGQFAAVDGVLTGRENLILVAKLRHLKDPGAIADDLLARFSLTDAGNRKAATYSGGMRRRLDIAMSLVGNPPVVFLDEPTTGLDPQARIEVWETVKQLAKGGTTILLTTQYLDEAEQLADRIAILHKGTIIQNGTLAELKQLLPAAKVEYIEKQPSLEDVFLALVGETSDTADQAAMPAGEESR, translated from the coding sequence ATGACCACCAACCCGCGCGAACCCGCGATCAGGGTGCAGGCCATCACCAAGTCGTTCAAGGACCTGCACGTGCTGCGGGGCGTCGACTTCGATGTGGCAGCGGGGAGTATTTTCGCGCTGCTCGGCTCGAACGGTGCCGGAAAGACCACGCTGGTGCGGATCCTGTCGACGTTGCTGAAAGCGGACACCGGCACCGCGACCGTCCACGGCTTCGACGTCTCCTCGGCTCCGGCCGACGTACGCAAGTCGATCAGCCTGACCGGCCAGTTCGCCGCGGTCGACGGAGTGCTCACCGGCCGGGAGAATCTGATCCTGGTCGCGAAGCTCCGCCACCTGAAGGACCCGGGTGCGATCGCCGACGACCTGCTCGCCCGTTTCTCGCTCACGGATGCCGGAAACCGCAAGGCGGCGACGTACTCGGGCGGTATGCGCCGGCGGCTGGACATCGCGATGAGCCTGGTCGGCAACCCGCCGGTCGTGTTCCTCGACGAGCCGACCACCGGCCTCGACCCGCAGGCCCGCATCGAGGTCTGGGAGACGGTGAAGCAGCTCGCCAAGGGTGGCACGACCATCCTGCTGACCACTCAGTACCTCGACGAGGCCGAGCAACTCGCCGACCGGATCGCGATCCTGCACAAAGGCACGATCATCCAGAACGGCACCCTCGCCGAGCTGAAGCAACTCCTCCCGGCCGCCAAGGTCGAGTACATCGAGAAGCAGCCGAGCCTCGAGGACGTCTTCCTAGCCCTCGTCGGCGAGACCAGTGACACCGCCGACCAGGCGGCCATGCCCGCAGGAGAGGAATCCCGATGA
- a CDS encoding helix-turn-helix domain-containing protein → MSTVIPFPQRPTPTTPTEAGGISTGRTAPVVSAVYTVAETAEILRLSLGSTYALVRSGDIPAIKLGGRWAIPKRRLHQWIDGLPTASVEDVERELAAIERREQRHRNGA, encoded by the coding sequence GTGAGCACCGTCATCCCCTTCCCGCAGCGACCAACCCCGACCACCCCCACCGAGGCGGGGGGCATCTCCACCGGCCGCACCGCGCCCGTCGTCAGCGCCGTCTACACCGTCGCCGAAACCGCAGAGATCCTGCGCCTGTCCCTCGGCTCCACCTACGCCCTCGTCCGCTCCGGCGACATCCCCGCGATCAAACTCGGTGGCCGGTGGGCCATCCCGAAGCGCCGCCTCCACCAGTGGATCGACGGACTACCCACCGCCAGCGTCGAAGACGTCGAGCGAGAACTGGCCGCGATCGAACGCCGCGAGCAGCGCCACCGCAACGGCGCGTAA
- a CDS encoding type II toxin-antitoxin system Phd/YefM family antitoxin, whose amino-acid sequence MSAEAVHYNMHDAKTHLSRIIERVERGEEIIIDRAGTPVAKVVPLLRRANRTAVGSLAGQLDLSGDWDSPQTNAEIAADFGIGA is encoded by the coding sequence ATGTCGGCTGAAGCCGTGCACTACAACATGCATGATGCCAAGACCCACCTGTCGCGCATCATCGAACGCGTGGAGCGCGGAGAGGAGATCATCATCGACCGGGCGGGCACCCCGGTGGCGAAAGTCGTGCCGCTGCTGCGACGGGCCAACCGCACCGCAGTCGGCTCCCTCGCCGGGCAGCTGGATCTTTCAGGTGACTGGGACTCACCCCAGACCAACGCCGAGATCGCCGCCGACTTCGGCATCGGCGCATGA
- a CDS encoding L-threonylcarbamoyladenylate synthase: MPADGDLAEAASVLRSGGLVAFPTETVYGLGANALDARAAARIFEAKARPGFDPLITHLADVADLVPLVGPVPPAVAALAARFWPGPLTLIVDRPAAIPPIVTSGLATMAVRVPEHEHARRLIAAAGVPVAAPSANRFGQLSPTRAEHVVRGLGAAVDVVLDGGPSRCGIESTIVDARGARPVVLRLGALPVEELAKVTGPVTVRPGSSGQPVAPGTLAAHYAPRTPLRLLAAGGPAVGGAKAMPAGLRRGYLAFRDRPAGGWAAVELLSAAGDLTEAAARLFDALHRLDAAGVAEIVAEPVPETGLGRAVNDRLRRAAATWHPAG, encoded by the coding sequence CTGCCCGCCGACGGTGACCTCGCCGAGGCGGCGTCCGTCCTGCGTAGCGGCGGGTTGGTGGCGTTTCCCACCGAGACCGTCTACGGCTTGGGCGCGAACGCGTTGGATGCGCGGGCGGCGGCCCGGATCTTCGAGGCGAAGGCGCGGCCGGGCTTCGATCCGCTGATCACCCACCTGGCCGACGTCGCAGACCTGGTGCCACTGGTCGGGCCGGTACCGCCGGCGGTGGCGGCGCTGGCCGCCCGGTTCTGGCCGGGGCCGCTGACGCTGATCGTGGACCGACCGGCCGCGATTCCGCCGATCGTCACCTCCGGGCTGGCCACCATGGCGGTCCGGGTGCCGGAGCATGAGCATGCCCGCCGGCTGATCGCCGCCGCCGGGGTGCCGGTTGCCGCACCGAGCGCCAACCGGTTCGGCCAGCTCAGCCCCACCCGCGCCGAGCACGTGGTGCGCGGGCTGGGCGCCGCGGTGGACGTGGTCCTCGACGGCGGGCCGAGTCGGTGCGGGATCGAGTCGACGATCGTGGACGCCCGGGGTGCACGTCCGGTGGTGCTGCGGCTCGGTGCGCTGCCGGTCGAGGAACTGGCAAAGGTCACCGGCCCGGTGACGGTGCGCCCGGGCAGCTCGGGGCAGCCGGTGGCGCCGGGCACGCTGGCCGCGCACTACGCTCCGCGGACGCCGTTGCGGCTGCTGGCGGCAGGCGGACCGGCGGTGGGTGGTGCGAAGGCCATGCCGGCGGGCCTCCGGCGTGGCTATCTGGCGTTCCGGGACCGGCCGGCGGGCGGTTGGGCGGCGGTGGAACTGCTTTCCGCCGCCGGCGACCTGACCGAGGCGGCGGCGCGGCTCTTCGACGCGCTGCACCGGCTGGACGCGGCCGGGGTGGCCGAGATCGTCGCCGAGCCGGTGCCGGAGACGGGCCTCGGCCGGGCCGTCAACGACCGGCTCCGCCGAGCCGCCGCCACCTGGCACCCCGCCGGTTGA